The following proteins are encoded in a genomic region of Macrobrachium nipponense isolate FS-2020 chromosome 44, ASM1510439v2, whole genome shotgun sequence:
- the LOC135204103 gene encoding alkaline phosphatase-like, translating into MQFVSCLLGIFLALVLQAEAKAPLRYHEDDYHPRSRASIVMRGEDKDYWTKDAQDALTKQLGIQLREKQAKNIVFFLGDGMSFSTVTAARILKGSKTGKFERETLSWEEFDFAALSKTYNTQMIVTDSAASATSYLNGVKTNQGIIGLDVNGIRGNCSSQLDESIYTSSIAQWFLEAGKSAGFVTSTRVTHATPAGTYAHIAERDWEDDSFVEDDLADPEICDDIAEQLVFREPGKHFKVILGGGRRGFIPVEEHDVEEGSAGYRRDGKNLINAWLEEKEKMGASAAYVWNKDDLLAVDIQNTDYLMGLFSHSHMDLVLDRDETQDPTLPEMTKVAIEMLSKDPNGYFLLVEGGRIDHMHHENRAHKSLYEVLDFEEAVTMALSITDPEETIVIVTADHGHTLNINGYAERNEDIFGYSGISDIDDKKFTSLSYGNGPGFRLASDGRYEPTDEDIKDPEFQYTSGIPRDSSTHDGTDVGIWVHGPFAHLFTGVYEEIYTPHALAYAACVGHGRKFCDEK; encoded by the exons ATGCAGTTCGTTTCGTGCCTTCTAGGCATATTCCTGGCCCTAGTCCTACAGGCAGAAGCGAAGGCGCCGTTGAGGTACCACGAAG ATGATTACCACCCGAGGTCACGGGCTTCCATCGTTATGAGAGGCGAAG ACAAGGATTACTGGACGAAAGACGCACAGGACGCCTTGACGAAGCAGCTAGGAATCCAGCTGCGGGAGAAGCAGGCCAAGAACATCGTCTTCTTCCTCGGGGACGGCATGTCCTTCAGCACCGTCACGGCCGCCAGGATCCTGAAGGGCAGCAAGACGGGCAAGTTCGAGCGGGAGACCCTCTCCTGGGAGGAGTTCGACTTTGCTGCCCTCAGCAAG ACGTACAACACCCAAATGATCGTGACAGACAGCGCCGCCAGCGCCACATCTTACCTGAACGGAGTGAAGACCAACCAGGGAATTATTGGACTCGACGTCAACGGGATCAGAGGAAACTGCTCCTCCCAGTTGGATGAGTCCATCTACACCTCCTCCATCGCTCAGTGGTTCCTG GAAGCTGGAAAATCGGCCGGTTTCGTAACGTCCACCCGCGTGACTCACGCCACCCCTGCTGGAACCTACGCCCACATCGCCGAGAGAGACTGGGAGGACGAtagtttt gttGAAGACGACTTAGCTGATCCTGAGATTTGCGATGACATTGCTGAGCAGCTGGTCTTCAGAGAGCCTGGAAAGCATTTCAAG GTTATCCTGGGAGGCGGTCGTCGCGGTTTCATTCCCGTCGAAGAACATGACGTGGAGGAGGGATCTGCGGGATACCGACGGGATGGGAAGAACCTCATCAACGCCTGgctggaggagaaggagaagatggGAGCATCTGCCGCCTACGTCTGGAACAAAGATGACCTCTTGGCCGTTGACATCCAGAACACGGACTATCTCATGG GTCTATTCTCCCACTCGCACATGGACCTCGTCCTGGACAGAGACGAAACTCAGGACCCGACTTTACCCGAGATGACTAAAGTCGCCATTGAAATGTTGTCGAAGGACCCCAACGGATATTTCCTCCTGGTCGAAG gtggAAGAATCGACCACATGCACCACGAAAATCGGGCACATAAGTCCCTCTACGAGGTCCTGGATTTCGAGGAAGCCGTCACCATGGCTCTCTCTATAACAGACCCAGAGGAGACCATTGTCATCGTCACCGCTGACCATGGCCACACGCTCAACATCAACGGCTATGCAGAGAGAAACGAGGATATTTTTg GATATTCTGGAATCAGCGACATCGATGACAAGAAGTTCACTTCCCTGAGCTATGGAAATGGCCCTGGCTTCAGACTTGCTTCAGACGGCCGGTATGAGCCCACTGATGAAGACATAA AGGATCCCGAATTCCAGTACACCTCAGGGATCCCAAGGGACTCTTCTACACATGACGGCACTGACGTAGGAATCTGGGTTCACGGTCCGTTCGCCCATCTATTCACAGGTGTCTACGAGGAGATCTACACCCCGCACGCCCTGGCCTACGCCGCTTGCGTCGGCCACGGTCGCAAATTCTGCGACGAGAAATGA